From one Bacteroides eggerthii genomic stretch:
- a CDS encoding SusC/RagA family TonB-linked outer membrane protein — translation MKSIKKKWSCASHCKLHFQKVLGIMIVALAFLLTGNANAQESKTIKGVVRDATGEPLIGASVIEKGTNNGVITDVEGSFILTVPTDATLSIAYMGYATREIRLAKRKKQGDLKVTLREDSQQLKEVVVTAMGIKKDTKRLGYAVSTIESDEIVKAGATNFASAMYGKAPGIRITQTQGGAAGAVSINVRGLTSITGNNQPLIILDGVPIRNGGTGKSTDFAEFGNDGQIRSNGLVDINPEDIESVSVLKGASATALYGSEAANGAVVITSKRAKSGKLTVDFTAQVTANLPAYLPKVQTVYGPGRYNTEYSDYEKQTGGFYQRTMNGESYKSLYSTTMSFGPKYDGSDVLYWDGKVRPYLPTTDNPWKELFRTGWNQTYNLAISQGTETSSNRFSYTFMDEMPNSLTGSFTKHNFKLTGSYKLAKPLTLEYSLNYIIQDVKNRPQTSLNLYGSFSNMFSSFMDIPYLKQSYVTSLGYRNTYAVGGDATLTPDEAWAYNPGYLNGVSNMLWNMYHHHSKETENRLIGMVRPTWQITNWLSLRAQLATDITDTKQTLEYETERPNSLYDPSGSFQSINRRYDIVYGDVMLNFNYNIRRFDIAATLGWTGRYENMNNMRVSTNGGLVTENWFDLNASRYTASSTLQRMELLKTGYMGTLSLGWDNYLFLELTGRQERSSTLKDKSFFYPSANLSFLFSNAFRMPAWWNHGKLRLSYGIVGNAPETYAANIIYEQGSDNGFTWNYVPSSWGNANIRPEKKYEYEIGLESKFLNNRLGFDVSYYNNRVKDQILSTPQPSSSGVKYVLMNVGEVANEGWDISVSATPVLTKNFRWDLTANYGIYRNKVVKLAEGVPYLEISNIGGGGAKIQAVEGRPMGDIYVQMPQMNENGDYLVSDKGLYLNQTDLQRVGNINPDGVGGLFSSFSYKNIFLDFSIDFRIGGDVINEMYQYSTASGLTPESLQYRDTEHGGLSYYYPGNNNASGTPVQVDPSSGVGPNGEIIYHDGIILPGVVASTGEKNTRIIPAGYYYNQTYNWGTQSEQLTYRHSVFDNTYVKLRELTIGYQFPEKLTAKLGMTRLSVSIFGRNLFYFYKALKNYDAESSVGTSWASQAVVGGSTTATRNFGVSLRASF, via the coding sequence ATGAAGTCTATCAAAAAAAAATGGAGCTGTGCTTCACATTGCAAGCTACATTTTCAAAAGGTATTAGGTATTATGATTGTAGCATTGGCATTCCTATTGACCGGAAATGCCAATGCACAGGAAAGCAAGACAATTAAAGGTGTTGTAAGAGATGCGACAGGTGAGCCGCTTATCGGCGCCAGTGTCATAGAGAAAGGCACTAACAACGGCGTCATTACGGATGTGGAGGGGAGTTTTATACTGACAGTCCCCACCGACGCAACATTATCCATTGCCTATATGGGCTATGCCACCCGCGAAATCAGATTGGCAAAACGAAAAAAACAAGGTGATCTGAAAGTGACGTTGAGAGAAGACTCGCAACAGCTGAAAGAAGTAGTTGTTACAGCCATGGGCATCAAGAAAGACACCAAACGATTAGGCTATGCCGTCAGCACCATCGAATCGGATGAAATAGTAAAGGCCGGAGCAACCAACTTCGCATCCGCCATGTACGGCAAAGCGCCGGGTATCCGCATTACACAGACACAAGGAGGTGCTGCCGGCGCAGTATCTATCAATGTACGCGGACTGACATCTATTACAGGCAACAATCAACCGCTCATCATTCTGGACGGCGTACCTATCCGTAACGGCGGAACGGGCAAGAGCACCGATTTCGCTGAATTCGGTAACGACGGACAGATACGTTCCAATGGTTTGGTAGACATTAATCCAGAGGACATCGAAAGCGTGAGCGTGTTGAAGGGAGCTTCAGCTACGGCGCTCTACGGTTCAGAAGCTGCAAACGGTGCAGTAGTCATCACCAGTAAACGCGCCAAAAGCGGTAAGCTGACAGTGGATTTCACAGCACAGGTAACCGCCAATCTGCCCGCCTACCTGCCGAAAGTGCAGACCGTATACGGTCCGGGACGTTACAACACAGAATATAGCGATTACGAGAAGCAGACAGGCGGTTTCTACCAGCGTACAATGAATGGTGAAAGTTACAAAAGCTTGTATAGCACAACCATGTCCTTCGGCCCGAAATATGACGGAAGCGACGTGTTATATTGGGACGGTAAGGTTCGCCCCTATCTTCCGACTACGGACAATCCCTGGAAAGAATTGTTCCGTACAGGGTGGAATCAAACGTACAACCTCGCCATTTCGCAAGGTACGGAGACGAGCAGTAACCGCTTCTCATATACCTTTATGGACGAGATGCCCAATTCACTGACCGGCAGTTTTACAAAGCACAACTTCAAATTGACCGGTTCCTACAAGCTGGCAAAACCGCTGACATTGGAATACTCACTGAACTATATCATACAAGACGTAAAAAACCGTCCTCAAACATCATTGAACCTATATGGCAGTTTCAGCAATATGTTCTCTTCTTTCATGGATATTCCTTATTTGAAACAGAGCTATGTCACCAGCCTGGGCTATCGCAACACCTATGCCGTAGGTGGTGACGCCACACTCACTCCGGACGAGGCATGGGCATACAATCCGGGATATTTGAATGGCGTATCGAATATGCTTTGGAACATGTACCATCATCACAGCAAGGAAACGGAGAACCGCCTCATCGGTATGGTACGCCCCACCTGGCAGATTACCAATTGGTTGAGTCTCCGCGCCCAACTTGCCACAGATATAACAGACACCAAGCAGACATTGGAATATGAAACAGAACGCCCTAACTCACTATACGACCCCAGCGGCAGTTTCCAAAGCATCAACCGCCGTTACGACATCGTATACGGTGATGTAATGTTGAATTTCAACTACAATATCCGCCGCTTCGACATTGCCGCTACGCTGGGCTGGACAGGACGTTACGAAAACATGAATAACATGCGCGTTTCCACCAACGGCGGTCTGGTTACGGAAAACTGGTTTGACCTCAACGCCAGCCGTTACACCGCCAGCAGCACACTGCAACGTATGGAACTGTTGAAGACAGGCTACATGGGTACACTGAGTCTGGGCTGGGACAACTACCTATTCCTCGAACTGACCGGACGACAAGAGCGTTCCTCCACACTGAAAGACAAAAGTTTCTTCTATCCTTCCGCCAACCTTAGTTTCCTGTTCTCGAACGCTTTCCGCATGCCGGCATGGTGGAATCATGGCAAGCTCCGCCTTTCATACGGAATCGTGGGTAACGCACCGGAAACCTATGCCGCCAATATCATCTACGAGCAAGGCTCGGACAACGGCTTCACATGGAACTATGTGCCTTCTTCATGGGGCAATGCCAACATCCGCCCTGAAAAAAAGTACGAATACGAAATCGGTCTTGAAAGCAAGTTCCTCAATAACCGCCTGGGCTTTGACGTGTCATACTACAACAACCGGGTGAAAGACCAGATACTGTCCACTCCACAGCCTTCATCCTCGGGTGTGAAGTATGTGCTGATGAATGTGGGAGAAGTAGCCAATGAAGGTTGGGACATCTCCGTCAGCGCCACTCCTGTACTGACCAAAAACTTCCGCTGGGACTTGACAGCCAACTACGGCATCTATCGCAACAAGGTTGTGAAACTTGCCGAAGGCGTGCCATACCTCGAAATATCCAACATCGGCGGAGGAGGTGCCAAGATACAAGCCGTAGAAGGCCGCCCAATGGGTGATATCTATGTACAGATGCCTCAAATGAACGAAAACGGCGATTATCTTGTATCGGACAAAGGACTTTACCTGAACCAGACAGATCTGCAAAGAGTGGGTAATATCAATCCTGACGGCGTAGGCGGTTTGTTCAGTTCATTCTCATATAAGAATATATTCCTGGATTTCAGCATCGACTTCCGCATAGGAGGCGATGTAATCAATGAAATGTACCAGTACTCCACCGCATCGGGTTTGACACCGGAATCCTTGCAATACCGCGATACAGAGCATGGAGGCTTGTCTTATTACTATCCGGGAAACAACAATGCCAGCGGCACACCTGTACAGGTGGATCCTTCATCAGGCGTCGGTCCGAACGGAGAGATTATTTATCATGACGGCATTATTCTGCCGGGTGTGGTGGCTTCTACGGGTGAAAAAAACACACGCATCATCCCCGCCGGCTACTACTACAACCAAACTTATAATTGGGGTACCCAGTCTGAACAACTCACATACCGCCACTCAGTATTCGACAATACGTATGTCAAACTGCGCGAACTGACTATCGGCTACCAGTTCCCGGAGAAGCTGACAGCCAAATTGGGAATGACCCGACTGAGCGTTTCCATATTCGGACGTAACTTGTTCTATTTCTACAAGGCACTGAAGAATTATGATGCAGAATCTTCCGTAGGAACATCCTGGGCAAGCCAGGCAGTAGTGGGCGGCTCTACTACTGCGACACGTAACTTCGGTGTTTCGTTGCGGGCGAGCTTTTAG
- a CDS encoding nitroreductase family protein produces the protein MKSLKFMLLGAGLLMLSACGPQAQKESESTVTEKSNSDAVIETIMSRRSIRKYKPEAVNRDTMKIILNCGINAPNGQNKQSWAVRVVDSPEFLNGVSEVFKQKNPQAAGDPNFKNMFRNAPTVVFIGHDTSYDCSQIDCGLLGENMVLAAWSMGIGSCCLASPTRFIADTPEAAEYLKRLEFPEGYKLLYCIAFGYPDEAPAAKPRDTAKVKYID, from the coding sequence ATGAAGAGTTTAAAGTTTATGCTGTTAGGCGCAGGCCTATTAATGTTGTCCGCATGCGGGCCGCAGGCACAGAAAGAGAGCGAAAGCACCGTTACAGAGAAAAGCAACTCGGACGCGGTGATTGAAACAATCATGTCACGCCGCAGCATCCGCAAGTACAAACCGGAAGCAGTAAATCGCGACACAATGAAAATCATCCTGAACTGTGGCATCAATGCCCCCAACGGACAGAACAAACAGTCCTGGGCAGTACGCGTGGTGGACAGTCCGGAGTTTCTCAACGGAGTGAGCGAAGTGTTCAAACAGAAGAACCCCCAAGCGGCGGGAGATCCCAATTTCAAGAATATGTTCCGCAATGCGCCCACTGTGGTGTTCATCGGCCATGACACCTCCTATGACTGTTCCCAGATTGACTGCGGGCTGCTGGGTGAGAATATGGTATTGGCAGCCTGGTCTATGGGAATAGGTTCCTGTTGCCTGGCAAGCCCCACACGCTTCATCGCCGACACGCCCGAAGCTGCCGAATACCTCAAAAGACTGGAATTCCCCGAAGGCTACAAGCTGCTCTATTGCATCGCTTTCGGCTATCCGGACGAAGCGCCTGCCGCCAAACCGAGAGATACCGCCAAGGTGAAATACATAGATTGA
- the rpsO gene encoding 30S ribosomal protein S15, translating into MYLDAAKKQEIFGKYGKSNSDTGSAEAQIALFSYRIAHLTEHMKLNRKDYSTERALTMLVGKRRALLNYLKDRDINRYRAIIQELGLRK; encoded by the coding sequence ATGTATTTAGACGCTGCTAAAAAGCAAGAAATCTTCGGCAAATACGGAAAGTCTAACTCTGATACTGGCTCAGCTGAGGCCCAGATAGCTTTGTTTTCATACCGTATTGCTCACCTGACTGAGCACATGAAGCTCAACAGAAAAGATTATAGTACAGAAAGAGCCTTGACAATGTTGGTAGGTAAGCGCCGCGCGCTGCTGAACTACCTGAAGGACCGCGACATCAACAGATATCGTGCCATCATTCAAGAGCTCGGCTTGCGTAAGTAA
- a CDS encoding SusD/RagB family nutrient-binding outer membrane lipoprotein, which produces MKIDMKKMNIGAFVVSGGLLLAASGCTESDFDSKYEDPSKVNQVTISNLMVGVFQKVKDYDVYEYGRFFGFDSQFVGKYAQTFGYSYSGGMYSPGYTPAIDGQWDNLYSALTQYRKMESLYNEENDTQKAQDEAFMLAAKVQLYDFFAATVDIFGDMPFSKACTLPLTNDVNGSYAPYDKAEDIYRTILGELKEIAPRFRLVTVPKNFSTQDFINLGNMEKWERYANSLRLRLAMRVATQGALQEEGRAAIKEMLENPAGYPLVEEQENNIFIINQKSGQLNFTAGSGLGDWTTNRLASGAIIDRMLSHGNYDMNSSDPQSGVYIKGEDDPRILLNYNPVSITNRQTGQVDEHRYLGTDLTVADELTEYYNAQAQDEVNTANKGFSQITQRGFFWENDKFDMLIMASPEIHFLKAEAYAMGYGVTQDMSKAEEEFKTAVSQSVTLYYYYDSIGSGENCRRYDAPASEEIADFADAKWNSAAYADKLDAIITQKWLHFGFLTSREAWSDIRRTGYPSGLIFPEVSGTIPRVPNRWRYPSTEVNYNPYYKDVADKDTYTEKLFWAK; this is translated from the coding sequence ATGAAAATAGATATGAAAAAGATGAATATAGGGGCTTTCGTAGTATCGGGAGGGTTGTTATTGGCAGCTTCCGGCTGTACGGAGTCCGACTTTGACAGCAAATATGAAGATCCTTCAAAGGTCAACCAAGTCACCATCAGCAATCTGATGGTAGGAGTCTTCCAGAAAGTGAAAGATTATGATGTCTATGAATACGGACGTTTCTTCGGCTTCGACTCACAATTTGTGGGCAAATATGCGCAAACATTCGGTTACAGTTACTCCGGCGGCATGTATAGTCCGGGATATACACCTGCCATAGACGGGCAATGGGACAACCTGTATTCGGCACTGACTCAATACCGCAAAATGGAGTCACTGTATAATGAGGAAAACGACACTCAAAAAGCGCAGGACGAGGCGTTCATGCTGGCAGCCAAAGTGCAGTTGTATGATTTCTTTGCCGCTACCGTAGATATTTTCGGGGATATGCCCTTCTCCAAAGCATGTACCCTGCCGCTAACCAACGACGTTAACGGTTCCTACGCCCCTTACGACAAAGCCGAAGATATTTACAGAACAATTCTTGGCGAACTGAAAGAAATTGCCCCGCGTTTCCGTTTGGTAACCGTACCAAAAAATTTCAGCACTCAGGACTTCATCAATTTAGGGAATATGGAGAAATGGGAACGCTATGCAAACTCCCTGCGTCTACGCCTTGCCATGCGTGTAGCTACACAGGGGGCTTTACAGGAAGAAGGACGTGCAGCCATCAAGGAAATGCTGGAAAACCCTGCCGGTTATCCATTGGTAGAGGAGCAGGAAAACAATATCTTCATCATCAACCAAAAGTCCGGACAACTGAACTTTACCGCCGGCAGCGGGTTAGGCGACTGGACAACGAACCGCCTCGCTTCCGGCGCTATCATAGACCGCATGTTAAGCCATGGCAACTATGACATGAACAGCAGCGACCCGCAAAGCGGTGTTTATATCAAAGGTGAAGACGATCCCCGCATTTTGCTGAACTACAATCCCGTAAGCATCACCAACCGCCAAACCGGACAAGTAGACGAGCACCGCTATCTCGGTACAGACCTCACTGTGGCAGATGAACTGACAGAGTATTACAATGCCCAGGCACAGGATGAGGTGAATACAGCCAACAAAGGCTTCTCACAAATCACTCAAAGAGGGTTCTTTTGGGAAAACGATAAATTCGACATGCTGATAATGGCTTCACCCGAGATACACTTTCTGAAAGCAGAGGCTTATGCCATGGGATATGGGGTGACACAAGACATGTCGAAAGCAGAAGAAGAATTCAAGACGGCTGTCAGCCAGTCCGTCACGCTCTATTACTACTATGACTCAATCGGTTCGGGAGAGAACTGCCGTCGCTACGATGCCCCTGCCTCCGAAGAGATTGCAGACTTTGCCGATGCAAAATGGAACAGTGCTGCGTATGCGGACAAGTTGGATGCCATCATTACGCAAAAATGGCTGCACTTCGGTTTTCTTACCAGCCGCGAGGCATGGAGCGACATCCGCCGTACAGGTTATCCCTCAGGACTAATATTTCCCGAAGTATCGGGCACCATCCCCCGCGTACCGAACCGCTGGCGATATCCCAGCACAGAGGTGAATTATAATCCCTACTATAAAGACGTAGCCGACAAAGACACCTATACGGAAAAACTGTTTTGGGCTAAATAG
- the pckA gene encoding phosphoenolpyruvate carboxykinase (ATP), giving the protein MANLDLSKYGIKDVKEILHNPSYDVLFAEETKPGLEGFEKGQVTELGAVNVMTGIYTGRSPKDKFFVMNEASKDSVWWTSEEYKNDNKPCSEEAWADLKAKAVNQLSGKRLFVVDTFCGANEATRMKVRFIMEVAWQAHFVTNMFIRPTAEELANYGEPDFVSFNASKAKVDNYKELGLNSETATVFNLKTNEQVILNTWYGGEMKKGMFSIMNYKNPLRGIASMHCSANTNMEGTDSAIFFGLSGTGKTTLSTDPKRLLIGDDEHGWDDEGVFNYEGGCYAKVINLDKDSEPDIYNAIKRDALLENVTVDANGKIDFADKSTTENTRVSYPIYHINNIVKPVSKGPHAHQVIFLSADAFGVLPPVSILNPEQAQYYFLSGFTAKLAGTERGITEPTPTFSACFGAAFLSLHPTKYAEELVKKMNKVGAKAYLVNTGWNGSGKRISIKDTRGIIDAILDGSIDKAPTKVIPYFDFVVPTELPGVDPKILDPRDTYECACKWEEKAKDLAGRFIKNFAKFTGNEAGKALVAAGPKL; this is encoded by the coding sequence ATGGCAAATTTAGATTTAAGCAAGTACGGTATCAAAGACGTGAAGGAGATCCTCCACAACCCGTCTTATGATGTATTGTTCGCTGAAGAGACCAAACCGGGTCTGGAAGGCTTCGAAAAAGGTCAAGTAACCGAACTGGGTGCTGTGAACGTAATGACAGGTATCTATACCGGACGTTCTCCTAAAGATAAATTCTTTGTAATGAACGAAGCCAGCAAGGACTCTGTATGGTGGACTTCCGAAGAATACAAAAACGATAACAAACCTTGCTCTGAAGAAGCATGGGCCGATCTGAAAGCTAAGGCTGTAAACCAGTTGAGCGGCAAGCGTCTGTTCGTTGTCGATACTTTCTGCGGTGCCAACGAAGCTACCCGCATGAAAGTACGTTTCATCATGGAAGTAGCATGGCAGGCTCACTTCGTAACTAACATGTTCATCCGCCCCACTGCTGAAGAACTTGCTAACTACGGAGAACCTGATTTCGTATCATTCAACGCTTCCAAAGCAAAAGTTGACAACTACAAGGAACTGGGTCTGAACTCTGAAACAGCTACTGTATTCAACTTGAAAACCAACGAGCAAGTTATCCTGAACACTTGGTATGGTGGTGAAATGAAGAAAGGTATGTTCTCTATCATGAACTACAAGAACCCGCTTCGCGGCATCGCTTCTATGCACTGTTCTGCCAACACCAACATGGAAGGCACTGACTCTGCTATCTTCTTCGGTCTGTCCGGTACAGGTAAGACTACTTTGTCTACCGACCCGAAACGTCTGCTGATCGGTGACGACGAACATGGTTGGGACGACGAAGGCGTATTCAACTACGAAGGCGGTTGCTATGCTAAGGTTATCAACTTGGACAAAGACAGCGAACCCGATATCTACAATGCTATCAAACGTGACGCTCTGTTGGAGAACGTAACAGTTGATGCCAACGGTAAGATCGACTTCGCAGATAAGAGCACTACTGAAAACACTCGTGTTTCTTATCCTATCTATCACATCAACAACATCGTTAAGCCGGTATCCAAAGGTCCTCACGCTCATCAGGTAATCTTCCTGTCTGCTGATGCCTTCGGTGTATTGCCTCCGGTATCTATCCTGAACCCGGAACAAGCTCAGTACTACTTCCTGTCTGGTTTCACTGCTAAGTTGGCAGGTACAGAACGCGGTATCACTGAACCGACTCCGACATTCTCTGCTTGCTTCGGTGCTGCTTTCTTGAGCTTGCATCCTACTAAATATGCAGAAGAATTGGTTAAGAAGATGAACAAGGTTGGCGCTAAGGCTTACTTGGTTAACACCGGTTGGAACGGTAGCGGCAAGCGTATCTCCATCAAAGATACTCGTGGTATCATTGACGCTATCCTTGACGGTTCCATCGACAAGGCTCCGACAAAGGTTATCCCTTACTTCGACTTCGTTGTTCCGACAGAATTGCCGGGTGTTGATCCGAAGATCCTCGATCCTCGCGACACTTACGAATGTGCTTGCAAGTGGGAAGAAAAAGCAAAAGACTTGGCAGGACGCTTCATCAAGAACTTCGCTAAGTTCACAGGTAACGAAGCCGGTAAGGCTTTGGTTGCTGCCGGTCCGAAACTCTAA
- the upp gene encoding uracil phosphoribosyltransferase, with translation MRVINFAETNSVLNQYMAEIRDVQVQSDRMRFRRNIERIGEIMAYEMSKELAYSEKQVQTPLGIAPVSTFDDDVVIATVFRAGLPLHAGFLNVFDRADNAFVSAYRYYKDKECRTVDVHIEYIATPDLTGKTLLLVDPMLATGESMELAWKAFLTKGTPAKLQIACVIASRQGVEHLQNLFPGDEVSLWCGAIDPEMNEHSYIVPGLGDAGDLSFGDKL, from the coding sequence ATGAGAGTTATAAACTTTGCCGAGACTAACTCGGTCTTGAACCAATACATGGCGGAGATACGTGACGTGCAAGTGCAGTCCGACCGTATGCGTTTCCGTCGCAACATCGAACGTATCGGAGAAATCATGGCGTATGAAATGAGTAAGGAACTGGCCTATTCCGAGAAACAAGTGCAAACGCCGTTGGGAATAGCTCCTGTCAGTACGTTCGACGATGATGTAGTGATTGCTACCGTTTTTCGCGCCGGACTTCCTTTGCATGCCGGTTTTCTGAATGTATTCGATCGTGCGGACAACGCTTTCGTTTCTGCTTACCGCTACTATAAGGATAAAGAGTGCCGCACCGTGGATGTGCATATCGAATACATCGCTACTCCCGACCTCACCGGCAAGACCCTGTTACTGGTGGACCCTATGCTTGCTACGGGCGAGAGTATGGAACTTGCCTGGAAGGCTTTCCTCACCAAAGGTACGCCTGCTAAATTGCAGATTGCTTGTGTTATTGCCAGCCGGCAAGGGGTGGAGCATTTGCAGAATCTGTTTCCCGGTGATGAGGTCTCTTTATGGTGCGGTGCCATTGATCCGGAGATGAACGAACATTCGTACATTGTTCCGGGATTGGGGGATGCCGGAGACTTGTCATTCGGAGATAAGTTGTAA
- the typA gene encoding translational GTPase TypA, whose amino-acid sequence MQNIRNIAIIAHVDHGKTTLVDKMLLAGNLFRNNQSTGELMLDNNDLERERGITILSKNVSINYKDTKINIIDTPGHSDFGGEVERVLNMADGCILLVDAFEGPMPQTRFVLQKALQIGLKPIVVVNKVDKPNCRPEEVYEMVFDLMFSLEATEDQLDFPVIYGSAKNNWMSTDWQKPTDNIYPLLDCILENIPAPTQLEGTPQMLVTSLDYSSYTGRIAVGRVHRGTLREGMNVSLAKRDGSIVKSKIKELHTFEGMGRVKVAEVSSGDICALVGIEGFEIGDTICDYENPEALPPIAIDEPTMSMLFTINDSPFFGKEGKFVTSRHIHDRLMKELDKNLALRVRKSEEDGKWVVSGRGVLHLSVLVETMRREGYELQVGQPQVIFKEIDGVKNEPIEELTVNVPEEYASKIIDMVTRRKGEMVKMESAGERVNLEFNMPSRGIIGLRTNVLTASAGEAIMAHRFKEYQPYKGEIERRTNGSIIAMESGTAFAYAIDKLQDRGKFFIFPQEEVYAGQVVGEHSHDNDLVVNVTKSKKLTNMRASGSDEKARLIPPVQFSLEEALEYIKGDEYVEVTPKSMRMRKVILDETERKRANKN is encoded by the coding sequence ATGCAAAATATTAGAAACATTGCAATTATTGCCCATGTCGATCATGGAAAAACGACGCTTGTCGATAAGATGCTTCTGGCCGGAAATCTTTTCCGCAATAACCAGAGCACAGGTGAATTAATGTTGGATAACAATGATTTGGAGCGTGAGCGAGGAATAACAATCCTTTCCAAAAACGTTTCTATCAATTATAAAGACACTAAGATTAATATTATCGACACTCCGGGGCACAGCGACTTCGGCGGTGAGGTGGAACGCGTATTGAACATGGCCGACGGATGTATCTTGTTGGTGGACGCTTTTGAGGGTCCGATGCCGCAGACGCGTTTTGTATTGCAGAAAGCTTTGCAGATCGGCCTGAAACCCATCGTTGTTGTGAACAAGGTGGACAAGCCGAACTGCCGTCCCGAAGAAGTCTATGAAATGGTATTCGACTTGATGTTCAGCCTGGAAGCAACGGAAGACCAGTTGGATTTCCCCGTTATTTACGGTTCGGCAAAAAATAACTGGATGAGCACCGACTGGCAGAAGCCGACGGATAATATTTATCCTTTGCTGGATTGTATCCTGGAGAATATCCCGGCTCCCACGCAGCTGGAAGGTACGCCGCAAATGCTGGTGACATCATTGGACTATTCCTCTTATACCGGTCGTATTGCCGTAGGCCGTGTGCATCGCGGCACTTTGAGAGAAGGCATGAACGTATCTTTGGCGAAACGCGACGGTTCGATCGTCAAGTCAAAGATTAAGGAACTGCATACTTTTGAAGGCATGGGGCGTGTGAAAGTTGCGGAAGTTTCTTCCGGTGACATTTGTGCGCTGGTAGGTATCGAAGGATTTGAGATCGGAGATACGATCTGCGACTATGAAAATCCTGAGGCATTGCCGCCTATCGCCATTGACGAGCCGACAATGAGCATGCTGTTCACCATAAACGATTCTCCGTTCTTTGGTAAGGAGGGCAAGTTCGTTACTTCCCGTCACATCCACGACCGTCTGATGAAGGAGCTGGATAAGAACCTCGCACTTCGCGTACGCAAAAGTGAGGAAGACGGTAAATGGGTGGTTTCCGGTCGCGGTGTCCTCCACCTCTCCGTATTGGTTGAGACGATGCGTCGTGAAGGATATGAATTGCAGGTGGGGCAGCCACAGGTGATTTTTAAGGAGATAGACGGCGTGAAGAACGAACCTATCGAAGAACTCACAGTCAACGTTCCCGAAGAATATGCCAGCAAGATCATTGATATGGTGACCCGCCGTAAGGGTGAAATGGTGAAAATGGAAAGTGCCGGAGAGCGCGTCAACCTTGAATTCAATATGCCGTCACGCGGTATCATCGGTCTGCGTACGAATGTGCTGACTGCATCTGCCGGTGAAGCTATCATGGCGCACCGCTTTAAGGAATACCAACCTTATAAAGGCGAAATTGAACGCCGCACTAACGGTTCTATCATAGCTATGGAGTCCGGTACGGCTTTTGCTTATGCCATAGACAAACTGCAGGACCGCGGAAAGTTCTTCATCTTCCCGCAGGAAGAGGTGTATGCCGGACAGGTTGTAGGCGAACACTCTCACGACAACGACCTTGTGGTGAACGTAACCAAATCCAAGAAACTGACCAATATGCGTGCTTCCGGTTCTGACGAAAAAGCACGCTTGATTCCACCGGTACAGTTCTCTTTGGAAGAAGCGCTGGAATATATCAAGGGAGATGAATACGTAGAGGTTACTCCCAAGTCCATGCGCATGCGTAAGGTTATTCTGGACGAAACGGAGCGTAAACGTGCCAATAAGAATTGA